The following are encoded together in the Streptomyces sp. NBC_00341 genome:
- a CDS encoding SWIM zinc finger family protein: MTRSVQALAYSRPSVLKSSQAGQLLGLETAGGLTPRGAEPHPRFFEGFLTSPRIAARGLLAVADVAAARYYQRTLLSSLDPVVTGNGDRLRFESFSGCCGVYARLDVLRDGLDGSETGHGTTNVDVNNPLREALSRIAGDDPLHLRVGPQEMAVTTLEGRVVEKKVPLPDRWLRGFAEAQVASAAFDLRAELPAAEAVRFLRSLPRSPGSASRGAQWVIPAGKTLRPTTRPVAGAVCLPGPERLVTLQRVLRHATALRVYGPVAEGAATASAWEVVLPGMRLTLTLSPEASRGFSGEGGVLEALATDDAAADAELVSVLLAWEPRIDPADLAEQSGLPVDRVRAALVRLGTAGRVGYDLADAAYFHRELPYDADRAERHNPRLVAARQLAEAGAVVLDGDLASVASGDHRYQVRRSSGGALSCTCQWWADYRGRRGPCKHALAVRMTRRGTTVAGGAR; encoded by the coding sequence ATGACCCGATCCGTACAGGCGCTGGCCTACTCACGTCCGTCCGTTCTCAAGTCCTCGCAGGCCGGGCAGTTGCTCGGCCTGGAGACAGCGGGCGGCCTCACGCCGCGCGGCGCCGAGCCCCATCCCCGGTTCTTCGAGGGTTTCCTCACCTCGCCCCGGATCGCGGCCCGCGGGCTGCTCGCGGTGGCGGACGTGGCGGCCGCGCGCTACTACCAGCGGACGCTGCTGTCCTCGCTGGACCCGGTGGTGACGGGAAACGGCGACCGGCTGCGCTTTGAGTCGTTCTCCGGCTGCTGCGGGGTGTACGCCCGCCTGGACGTGCTCCGGGACGGTCTGGACGGTTCGGAGACGGGACACGGCACGACCAATGTGGATGTGAACAATCCGCTGCGCGAGGCGCTTTCGCGGATAGCGGGCGACGATCCGCTGCATCTGCGGGTGGGGCCGCAGGAGATGGCGGTGACCACGCTGGAGGGCCGTGTCGTGGAGAAGAAGGTTCCGCTGCCGGACCGGTGGCTGCGGGGTTTCGCCGAGGCGCAGGTGGCCTCCGCCGCCTTCGATCTGCGGGCCGAGCTCCCGGCGGCGGAGGCCGTCCGGTTCCTGCGGTCGCTGCCCCGTTCCCCGGGCAGCGCTTCGCGGGGCGCCCAGTGGGTGATTCCCGCCGGGAAGACCCTGCGGCCGACGACGCGGCCGGTGGCGGGGGCCGTCTGCCTGCCGGGTCCGGAGCGGCTGGTCACGCTTCAGCGCGTCCTTCGGCACGCGACGGCGCTGCGGGTGTACGGCCCGGTAGCGGAAGGCGCGGCGACCGCGAGTGCCTGGGAGGTGGTGCTCCCCGGCATGCGGCTCACGCTGACGCTGTCGCCCGAAGCCTCTCGCGGCTTCTCCGGTGAGGGCGGGGTACTGGAGGCGCTCGCCACCGACGACGCCGCGGCGGACGCCGAGCTGGTCTCCGTACTGCTGGCCTGGGAGCCCCGGATCGACCCCGCCGACCTGGCCGAGCAGTCGGGCCTGCCGGTGGATCGCGTGCGCGCGGCGCTCGTCCGGCTGGGAACGGCGGGCCGCGTGGGCTACGACCTCGCGGACGCGGCCTACTTCCACCGCGAGCTGCCCTACGACGCGGACCGGGCCGAGCGGCACAACCCGCGCCTGGTGGCCGCGCGGCAGCTGGCCGAGGCCGGCGCGGTCGTCCTGGACGGCGATCTGGCGTCCGTGGCCTCCGGCGACCACCGATACCAGGTCCGCCGGAGCAGCGGCGGCGCACTGAGCTGCACCTGCCAGTGGTGGGCCGACTACCGGGGCCGGCGTGGTCCGTGCAAACACGCGCTCGCGGTCCGGATGACCCGCCGGGGCACGACCGTCGCAGGGGGTGCACGATGA